The following proteins are encoded in a genomic region of Opisthocomus hoazin isolate bOpiHoa1 chromosome 4, bOpiHoa1.hap1, whole genome shotgun sequence:
- the PDCD1 gene encoding programmed cell death protein 1, translating into MAPGALKMMWGSVEMALTGFCAILLCCVPVLAGFRRVTFFPAMLTLPVGSSATFFCNISMESSSGLEYSLNWYKETNHSQGQKIAEISRNNPQTKTEKYLLTNHTPAFKMEILNLHQNDSGSYYCGLITFFEPDKVMESNRSHLVVTAAPEKTSATDAPDTEESNNLDHIKALLLGTLMLAGVVVLLIFGYLTVTYRRGDVQKPPSENRQAKEEKPPIVSVSTVDYGELEFQRDQHTQFPSETQPVDQTEYATIVFPEEKPVTPERGKKHQDERTRQLQSQPC; encoded by the exons ATGGCTCCGGGTGCTTTGAAGATGATGTGGGGCAGCGTGGAAATGGCCCTGACCGGCTTCTGCGCCATCCTGCTCTGCTGTGTCCCAGTGCTGGCTGGCTTCCGCCGGG TGACCTTCTTCCCAGCCATGTTAACTCTCCCTGTGGGCAGCTCAGCCACCTTCTTCTGCAACATCTccatggagagcagctctggcttGGAGTACAGCCTCAATTGGTACAAGGAGACCAACCACAGCCAAGGCCAAAAAATCGCTGAGATCAGCCGGAACAACCCCCAGACAAAGACAGAGAAGTACCTGCTCACCAACCACACTCCTGCCTTCAAGATGGAGATCCTGAACCTTCACCAGAATGACTCGGGCTCCTACTACTGCGGGCTGATCACCTTCTTTGAACCCGACAAAGTGATGGAGAGTAATCGGTCCCACCTGGTGGTCACAG CAGCCCCTGAGAAGACAAGTGCCACCGACGCGCCTGATACAGAGGAAAGCAATAATCTGGACCACATCAAGGCCCTACTCCTGGGTACCCTAATGCTGGCTGGGGTGGTTGTGCTGCTGATCTTTGGCTACCTCACCGTCACATACAGGAGAGGAG ATGTGCAGAAACCACCAAGTGAAAACAGGCAAGCG aaggaagagaagccccCCATTGTGTCCGTGTCTACTGTGGACTATGGTGAGCTGGAGTTTCAGAGGGACCAGCACACGCAGTTCCCCTCTGAGACCCAGCCGGTCGACCAGACCGAATACGCCACCATCGTCTTCCCAGAGGAGAAACCTGTCACACCGGAGCGGGGGAAGAAACACCAGGACGAGAGGACTCGGCAGCTGCAGTCGCAGCCCTGCTGA
- the DYNLT2B gene encoding dynein light chain Tctex-type protein 2B, with the protein MGELGPEDGAGNTYSLRPSLQRRFKSSTVKECIRTILKEKLANVQYIPEEMPQLTKSLSETIKDRLKEEGFDRYKMVVQVVIGEQRGEGVNMAARCFWDADTDSYAHDVFMNDSLFCVVAAFGCFYY; encoded by the exons ATGGGCGAGCTGGGCCCGGAGGATGGCGCTGGGAACACCTATAGCCTGCGGCCCAGCCTCCAGCGCCG ATTTAAATCATCCACAGTAAAAGAATGCATCCGCACGATACTGAAAGAGAAGCTGGCCAATGTGCAGTACATCCCAGAAGAAATGCCTCAGCTTACAAAGTCTTTGTCGGAGACAATAAAAGACAGACTGAAAG agGAGGGATTTGACAGGTACAAAATGGTGGTGCAAGTTGTGATTGGAgagcagagaggagaaggagTGAA TATGGCTGCGCGATGTTTCTGGGACGCTGACACTGACAGCTATGCTCACGATGTGTTCATGAAT GACAGCCTGTTTTGTGTGGTAGCTGCGTTTGGCTGCTTCTACTACTGA